A section of the Candidatus Binatia bacterium genome encodes:
- a CDS encoding DNA topoisomerase (ATP-hydrolyzing): protein MNQETPSDVPAIDLSRAVEERYLAYALSVVTSRALPDVRDGLKPVQRRILYAMFQNLRLTAGARPRKSAAVVGEVLGKYHPHGDLAAYEAMVRMAQPFAMRYPLVHGEGNFGSLDGDSPAAMRYTEARLTPIAEELLRDVREETVDFRDNYDSTLREPVVLPAAVPQLLINGSTGIAVGMATNIPPHNLKEVIEALVALVRDPTLESKDLCRFIKGPDFPTGGEILNTRAELRQIYETGQGPIRLRGQFVTETSGRRRRIIITSVPYTTNKAKIVEEIAEHIASRKLPLATDVRDESTDQVRIVVELKGDASPEAVMAYLFKHTDLQVTYHANFTALIPTATPGIGQPQRLGLKELCQHFLDFRFQVVTRRLEHELRQLQARLHILAGFLKIFRDLDRAIEIIRAATSREHARDELMRVFRLDAGQANAILDTRLYQLSKLEVSRIREEQKEKAARAEEIAQLLARPQARWKIVEEELLDVARRYGDARRTQLRAGAELVYDAQAYVVHEDAVVVITRDGWLKRLGELKEPSSTRVREGDQVHWVLRGTTKDHLVLFSNRGIVYVMKVIQVPATTGYGEPVQSLLNFGDGERIVAATLLAGKNGDEASSPQSTWLAVSAGGLGARVRPDLSETTKNGRRYARPKDGDEVAVVSPAEGEVCTIVTAGGYVLSFPTTELPELSGAGRGVWAIRAAPGDRVVGALCHAAENPPVALDENGETRRLQAPAELAHRGQRGRPTLKRFKPVALVPRDESRNGLPLDRRVIAQDGKSRPNKL, encoded by the coding sequence GTGAACCAGGAAACACCAAGCGACGTGCCGGCCATCGATCTCAGTCGGGCGGTAGAAGAGCGGTATCTCGCTTACGCCTTGAGTGTGGTCACTTCTCGTGCACTGCCGGACGTCCGTGACGGGCTCAAGCCGGTGCAGCGCCGCATCTTGTACGCGATGTTCCAAAACCTTCGTTTGACCGCCGGGGCTCGCCCGCGCAAATCGGCCGCCGTCGTGGGCGAGGTGCTGGGGAAATACCACCCGCATGGCGACCTGGCGGCGTATGAAGCCATGGTTCGCATGGCGCAACCGTTCGCCATGCGATATCCGCTGGTTCACGGCGAGGGCAATTTCGGTTCGTTGGATGGAGACAGCCCCGCCGCGATGCGGTATACCGAAGCGCGGCTTACTCCGATCGCCGAAGAACTCCTGCGGGACGTACGCGAAGAAACCGTTGATTTTCGCGACAACTATGACTCCACGCTGCGGGAGCCGGTAGTTTTACCTGCGGCCGTTCCGCAACTCCTCATCAACGGGAGCACGGGAATCGCGGTGGGCATGGCTACCAACATTCCGCCGCACAACTTGAAAGAGGTCATCGAGGCTCTCGTCGCGCTCGTGCGCGACCCTACGTTGGAAAGCAAAGATTTGTGCCGGTTCATCAAAGGCCCGGACTTTCCTACCGGCGGCGAGATTCTCAATACGCGGGCGGAGCTGCGGCAAATCTACGAGACCGGGCAAGGCCCGATCCGCTTGCGAGGCCAATTCGTTACGGAAACCAGTGGCCGGCGGCGGCGAATCATTATTACCTCGGTTCCATACACCACGAACAAGGCGAAAATCGTGGAGGAAATCGCCGAGCATATTGCAAGCCGCAAGTTGCCGCTGGCCACGGACGTTCGCGACGAGTCCACCGATCAAGTGCGCATCGTTGTCGAGCTCAAAGGCGACGCCTCGCCCGAAGCGGTCATGGCCTACCTGTTCAAGCACACCGACTTGCAGGTCACGTATCACGCCAACTTTACCGCTTTGATTCCTACGGCCACGCCTGGCATCGGCCAGCCCCAGCGGTTGGGACTCAAGGAGCTGTGCCAGCACTTTCTCGACTTCCGCTTCCAGGTGGTCACGCGCCGCCTGGAGCACGAACTGCGGCAACTGCAAGCCCGACTGCATATTCTTGCCGGTTTCCTCAAGATTTTCCGCGACCTCGATCGCGCGATCGAAATCATCCGTGCTGCCACATCGCGGGAACACGCGCGGGACGAGCTGATGCGCGTGTTTCGCCTGGATGCGGGCCAAGCAAATGCAATCCTCGACACTCGCCTGTACCAACTCTCCAAGCTCGAAGTCAGCCGCATCCGCGAAGAGCAAAAGGAAAAGGCGGCTCGTGCCGAAGAAATCGCACAGCTACTGGCCCGCCCCCAAGCGCGCTGGAAGATTGTCGAGGAGGAACTCCTGGACGTTGCCCGGCGTTACGGAGATGCGCGCCGCACGCAACTTCGGGCTGGCGCCGAACTGGTGTACGATGCCCAAGCTTACGTCGTCCATGAAGATGCCGTCGTCGTGATTACTCGCGACGGTTGGTTAAAGCGCCTGGGCGAGCTCAAGGAACCGAGTTCCACGCGCGTGCGCGAAGGCGACCAGGTACACTGGGTGCTGCGAGGCACCACGAAAGATCACCTCGTGCTCTTCTCCAACCGGGGGATTGTCTATGTGATGAAGGTTATCCAGGTTCCGGCCACCACGGGCTACGGCGAGCCGGTGCAGTCTCTTCTCAACTTTGGAGACGGGGAGCGCATCGTCGCGGCGACTTTGCTTGCCGGCAAAAACGGAGACGAGGCGAGTTCGCCGCAGTCAACCTGGTTAGCGGTGAGTGCGGGCGGCCTGGGAGCCCGCGTCCGGCCCGATTTGAGCGAGACCACCAAAAACGGGCGTCGCTATGCCCGCCCCAAAGACGGCGACGAGGTCGCTGTCGTGAGCCCGGCCGAGGGCGAGGTTTGCACCATCGTCACAGCCGGGGGCTACGTGCTGTCGTTCCCGACCACGGAACTCCCCGAACTGTCCGGCGCAGGACGAGGCGTCTGGGCCATTCGCGCAGCCCCGGGTGATCGCGTCGTTGGGGCCCTATGCCACGCGGCGGAGAATCCTCCCGTCGCGTTGGATGAGAACGGAGAGACACGCCGACTTCAAGCACCCGCCGAACTTGCGCACCGCGGCCAGAGAGGCCGCCCCACACTCAAACGTTTCAAACCCGTTGCGCTTGTGCCTCGCGACGAATCCAGAAATGGCTTGCCGCTCGACCGGCGTGTGATTGCGCAAGACGGCAAAAGTCGGCCGAACAAGCTATGA
- a CDS encoding epoxide hydrolase: MHEWRQRGIAKRMSEFQHHYLDVNGIRIHAVEAGEGFPVLLCHGFPEIWYSWRHQLRALAEAGYRAIAPDQRGYGETTVPAEVDKYSIHHLVGDLTGLLDALGIEQAVVVGHDWGGLVTWQMALLAPHRVAGVVGVNTPFFPRLPVSPLAVMRQLAQGQFHYILYFQEPGVADEELGRDVRRSLRAFYQQTKAENVERVRSAPPGVWGAREGGLLERLGDAPLPPYMTAADFDVFARAFEQTGFTGGLNWYRNMERNWETTAYLAGAKVAQPALMITAEWDPVLRPEMAAGMERWVPKLRRTVLIRECGHWTQQEKPEEVNAALLEFLDELGLKG, translated from the coding sequence TTGCACGAGTGGCGGCAGCGTGGGATCGCCAAGCGCATGAGCGAGTTTCAGCACCATTATCTGGACGTCAATGGCATTCGCATCCATGCGGTCGAGGCTGGGGAAGGTTTCCCAGTTTTGTTGTGTCACGGGTTTCCGGAAATTTGGTACTCGTGGCGCCATCAATTGCGTGCCTTGGCGGAGGCGGGTTATCGGGCCATCGCGCCAGATCAACGTGGCTACGGTGAAACCACCGTGCCTGCGGAGGTGGACAAGTACTCCATTCACCATTTAGTCGGCGATCTGACCGGACTACTGGACGCCCTCGGCATCGAGCAAGCCGTCGTCGTTGGTCATGACTGGGGTGGTCTAGTCACTTGGCAGATGGCTCTTTTGGCACCCCATCGAGTTGCGGGTGTCGTCGGTGTGAATACGCCCTTTTTCCCGCGCCTTCCTGTGTCGCCACTCGCCGTCATGCGCCAGTTGGCCCAAGGGCAATTCCACTACATTTTATATTTTCAGGAGCCAGGAGTTGCGGACGAAGAGCTCGGGCGCGACGTGCGCCGTAGCCTGCGAGCGTTTTACCAGCAAACGAAGGCGGAGAATGTGGAGCGCGTTCGCAGTGCACCGCCCGGCGTCTGGGGTGCGCGCGAAGGTGGATTGCTGGAGCGTTTGGGCGACGCTCCGCTTCCGCCGTACATGACCGCGGCAGACTTCGACGTGTTTGCGCGCGCGTTCGAGCAGACCGGCTTTACGGGCGGCTTGAACTGGTACCGGAACATGGAACGCAACTGGGAAACAACGGCGTACTTAGCTGGGGCGAAGGTTGCGCAGCCCGCGTTGATGATCACGGCGGAATGGGACCCTGTGCTGCGGCCGGAAATGGCTGCTGGAATGGAGAGATGGGTACCGAAGCTGAGGCGCACGGTGCTGATTCGCGAGTGTGGTCACTGGACACAGCAAGAAAAGCCGGAAGAGGTGAACGCCGCTTTGTTAGAGTTCCTCGACGAGCTCGGCCTAAAAGGCTAG
- a CDS encoding peroxiredoxin: MLQKGDRAPDFEAPCGDGRHLRLRDFLGRRHVVLYFFPRDFTPGCTKEACSFRDHRAEVARLDGEIVGVSLDPVDRHAAFAEKYRLTFPLVSDVDARIAQKYGVARLGGWLPSKRVTFVIDKEGIIQDVIHSEFGIDVHVDRALKTLRRLQGEETPG, from the coding sequence ATGCTCCAGAAAGGCGATCGGGCTCCGGATTTCGAGGCACCCTGCGGGGACGGCCGCCATCTGCGCTTGCGCGACTTTCTTGGAAGGCGCCACGTCGTCTTGTATTTTTTCCCGCGCGACTTTACCCCGGGCTGCACAAAAGAAGCTTGCTCCTTCCGTGACCACCGGGCGGAGGTTGCCCGGCTCGATGGCGAGATTGTCGGCGTCAGTTTGGACCCGGTGGACCGTCATGCGGCCTTCGCCGAAAAATACCGCTTGACCTTCCCTCTCGTGAGTGACGTAGATGCGCGAATCGCACAAAAGTATGGGGTTGCGCGCCTCGGGGGCTGGTTGCCCAGCAAACGGGTGACGTTCGTGATCGACAAGGAAGGCATCATTCAAGACGTCATCCACAGCGAGTTCGGCATTGACGTCCACGTGGATCGTGCACTGAAAACTCTGCGGCGCCTGCAAGGGGAGGAAACGCCCGGCTGA